A portion of the uncultured Draconibacterium sp. genome contains these proteins:
- a CDS encoding MBG domain-containing protein yields MKRLYKMRHFLKDEVKFKKLMLLFLFSMATFSSVLAGTINFSATLSSNQLFYRPRPGSSVCGGYYGTFTSISSNTSTQYAYATQTFTVSTSGNYSITVTSSTASDPMLLIYNSFSPSSPTSNFRVGDDDSGSGLLSSISGCNNYFAAGTYTIVVTSYSSSTRSGTVYFSISGDGVTSGSVKLLPTVTTNSASSISSTGATLGGNVTNDGGATVTSRGIAYATSSNPTSGVAAGSGTGSFSQTVSGLSPGTTYYARAYATNSVGTAYGPQISFTTQSYTPPSVTTNATTSIGKTTATFNGYVNNTGGQNVTRGFQYSTSSSFSGAVTRTLSGTQATGSFSYSQTGLAGSTRYYVRAWARNDGGTTYGSSTSFYTDHTVTYLAGSNGSLSGTTTQIVDHGGTTSSVTAIPDNGYHFLRWSDYSTSNPRNDANVTSSFTRTASFSVNSFRFAVQPTNRVAGVGNTFTIEAIDNLGNRVSNSDRDISVAVKKSDGTTVQTLSGTLSNGVVTITEPTITLTGNYYLTVSDAGGGVNGTFSALNSATFVITPAAIDHFTVAGITDPHEAGETTSPTVTAYDQYDNVKYDYVGTITFSTDNVSPNTDKPTELPTNYTFVSSDQGVKTFTNGVSLKEYGSAYYVKVNDVTTTSAEGQQNDISVYTAELNYYQIKALSNTATYPSDNNVIVGSDFSVLAELYDEFGNKKLDFTGDLDITFSTTASPSPIGNTVALPTFSEPQTFTQGEATIAGFILYNAQETPTITISETLTGSVGTTENIVVWPEELNNFLVQEAPSQNHSIGGVRVTAGTPFSIKVTARDQYNNIKRDYDGYINFKSSNDAIVDFPSDLQRFTPVNNGFRVFTDAISIPTTGSYWLRVADSPYAFKTGDLQNIIVGPGVYNSSVSELVATSTTTGLTAGDYVDVLLTPRDADGNLMCDCQNVAVFLNGEGNDWDSDPDPIPVNDNHDGTYTASVRITELGANTITATLDGVELTYLINVAVEYPAAPSLVVSTITPSPASITTDEYSEIVLQLKDEFGNNRTTDDGTITFTTDLGGFGANNGSQTVEASYVGGTSGQYTVTLFASFDGVNHGVGNATISAEADFTDVNHTDGTFTETPTVTITEGLPDLTTSTISASPSSMTTDESSAITVQLKDHLGNNIQNSRGDISLAATIGTLTSVSDNGDGTYSATMSGDTQGVNGTGTSVITGDFTGDESASAVAGAISDDEEVEITEGLPDVSTIDISVASAAITADDSTMVTVQLKDQFGNLIVNDRGTVTLSVSPIGVIDNGTATGAADITAVYQSNGAYTAIFKLNNSGVGTATITGSIDESAITDNALVEVSHGVATQLAMNTQPAHTTNEAIAGEAFSTQPKVEVHDQWGNIVTSDNATVVSAATGSAGTDVLQGNTSTTVSGGIATFAGLNYETAEDMNIEFISGSLAAVTSNTLSVVHAIPDYMVITGSATQTAGIAQTITVKVFDQFGNQALRFDGDKMISFSGANNSPLPPFTPTVDDTNFGTLTTLSFTDGVATASMKLFKEETAYIEASHSDSEFSDSYTGGANLSIEAVNPNGLEVVVEQATPDYFEVTIENDLSEVTAGSQYSIFVKAFDQYNNPATNYSGDKVLVFSGAAISPSPSTSPTIEDKDGVAVDFGENVTLTFDGNGEASATMILYKAETGIQIVAEESVPGVTTGSGYELDLDVNPAVANYFAVTGTGVQTAGASQTITVTAYDYWNNVATGYQGAKEVTFSGASDSPDSPKAAVSPTVESIDFGTATTMTFNSGVSTGLMVLTKVETAEIKASENAIVTPDEYDLDVVVSHAANNYFAVTGASTQTAGVSQNITVTMYDAYNNIATSYDGDKLLTFSGANPSLYGNIPEVISTDFATETTVTFNNGIANNVAMVLYDAADELQDALVGVTNGTETAAGLELAVNVEHNTATNLRVDTEPSVYVRAGELLEQQPVISIRDAYGNLVDDNTTVVSATANGADVLQGTTDLTAENGIIGYTDLSYELMETITIDFDASPVLTPVTSGSVTVDHNATAKFVYSTIPDYIYAGGQRGAYTVERYDAYDNLVNNVVNPDGSDASSDETVYLYSADSDVSTKFYDVATGGSSVTAVAILNNQTSADFWYYSQVEGHHLITASDKTSLDDPDVDVQNATDILEVKPAALSHFIVSGVGTDVGEGWTEHYYGDRQTVTVEAIDIFGNRKINYNGSITFSLTDQEANEPTDAGNNYPEDYTFTALDSGIHTFTNAILFERPSFEHPDYPNVNEWWVTVVDLAQPSKYGSQVKIKVLARPITITAINKTKQYYGDVYDLGSTEFTVTSGYGNPEIYAGDDSITNVTLISAGTASAATVGDYNIVPSNATGINEIDTSYYDITYAVGTLSVEPRPITITVDAGQSKVYSNDNTTDPTFTYAITSASPFDALVNGDQFIGAMTREAGEDVGLYDVSLTGLDIVEGENSKMANYDITFVNDNQFEITKYPLTLSNFVVDNKVYDATDTAYISSFETDLISGDELTFDTTANFVSRHVNWDGNSAVDTTVIYEITISGGADADNYLFATDGENEGSATVWMDSTLATISQYPIDVTAQSAIKVYDGNNLSDMEPVVDALKTGDAIVTVGSQIFDTKLVGTGKILTPSGTVIDDGNGGNNYSITYVDDNSGVINQRALTIAVDAGQTKVYGENDPAAFTYSITAGSLAEGDAFSGGLSRDAGEDVDSYAINKNTLTIVDTAIIVTGITGEYSELNAIYHYIGLRDGKDCYVHEDIPEVTIITSKGLYNSESALLHDDGYMAYGTFAYAMYSQDDEMYTSSGANWETQKVEFEQIVVEPVENNIESNYNVTYENLNEFTISQLEVAVTADAGQHKTYGEVDPALTFTSVPAVETTLDNGHVINFSGSLARVAGEDAGLYAINQGTLDNTNYNISYTSTDFEIEQLDVTVTADADQSKTYGELDPELTFVSNPVVGASWPTRK; encoded by the coding sequence ATGAAAAGATTATACAAAATGCGTCACTTTTTAAAAGACGAAGTTAAGTTTAAAAAACTTATGCTGTTATTCCTTTTCAGCATGGCAACTTTTAGTAGCGTATTGGCCGGAACAATAAACTTCTCGGCAACATTATCATCAAATCAGCTTTTCTACAGACCACGACCCGGATCATCGGTTTGTGGCGGCTATTATGGTACTTTTACCAGTATAAGTTCCAATACAAGTACGCAGTATGCTTATGCTACTCAAACGTTTACAGTTAGTACTTCCGGGAACTATTCAATTACCGTAACAAGTTCTACTGCAAGCGACCCTATGTTGTTAATATACAATAGTTTTAGTCCGTCTTCACCAACATCTAATTTTAGAGTTGGAGATGATGACAGTGGAAGTGGTTTGCTATCAAGTATCAGTGGATGTAATAATTATTTTGCTGCCGGTACTTATACAATTGTAGTAACCAGTTACAGTTCTTCAACACGGTCAGGAACGGTATATTTTAGTATCTCAGGAGATGGAGTTACTTCCGGATCTGTAAAATTATTACCTACAGTAACAACAAATTCAGCATCATCAATTTCTTCAACCGGAGCTACGCTTGGAGGTAATGTAACGAATGATGGTGGTGCTACTGTAACATCAAGAGGTATTGCTTACGCAACTTCATCGAATCCAACATCGGGTGTGGCAGCCGGAAGCGGAACAGGATCATTTAGTCAAACAGTTTCAGGTTTGAGTCCAGGAACAACCTATTATGCACGAGCTTATGCAACCAACAGTGTTGGTACCGCTTATGGTCCCCAGATTTCGTTTACAACACAAAGTTATACACCGCCAAGTGTTACAACTAATGCTACTACAAGTATTGGAAAAACTACGGCAACCTTTAATGGTTATGTAAATAATACGGGTGGGCAGAATGTTACCCGTGGATTTCAATATAGCACCAGTTCATCATTTAGTGGAGCTGTAACCAGAACACTATCCGGAACACAGGCTACCGGTTCATTTTCATACAGCCAAACGGGGCTTGCAGGTTCAACAAGGTATTATGTTAGGGCTTGGGCCCGAAATGATGGAGGAACGACATATGGAAGTTCAACAAGTTTTTATACCGATCACACTGTAACTTATTTGGCAGGAAGTAATGGAAGTTTAAGTGGTACTACTACGCAAATTGTGGACCACGGTGGAACTACCAGTTCAGTTACTGCTATTCCTGATAACGGGTATCATTTTCTTCGCTGGAGTGATTACAGCACGAGTAATCCGCGTAACGATGCAAATGTAACATCAAGTTTCACCCGAACTGCTTCATTTTCAGTTAACAGTTTTAGGTTTGCAGTGCAACCGACTAACCGTGTGGCAGGAGTTGGGAACACCTTTACAATTGAAGCTATTGATAATTTGGGTAACCGGGTAAGTAATTCAGACCGCGACATTTCTGTAGCGGTTAAAAAGTCTGATGGAACCACTGTTCAAACCTTATCGGGAACATTATCAAATGGTGTAGTTACGATTACTGAGCCAACAATTACCTTAACAGGAAATTATTATTTAACTGTGAGTGATGCTGGCGGTGGTGTTAACGGAACCTTCAGTGCTCTTAATTCTGCAACATTTGTAATTACTCCGGCAGCTATTGATCATTTTACCGTTGCAGGTATTACCGATCCGCATGAAGCAGGAGAAACAACTAGCCCTACAGTTACGGCATATGATCAATATGATAACGTTAAATATGATTATGTTGGAACTATTACATTTAGTACCGACAATGTTAGCCCGAATACTGATAAGCCAACGGAACTTCCAACTAACTATACTTTTGTCAGTAGCGACCAGGGAGTAAAAACTTTTACGAATGGTGTTAGTCTGAAAGAATATGGCAGCGCTTATTATGTGAAAGTAAATGACGTTACGACTACATCAGCCGAAGGTCAGCAAAATGATATTTCGGTATATACTGCTGAACTAAATTATTACCAGATTAAAGCTCTTTCAAACACGGCTACGTATCCATCGGATAACAATGTAATTGTGGGAAGCGACTTTTCGGTGTTGGCAGAATTGTATGATGAGTTTGGTAATAAAAAACTAGACTTTACTGGTGATTTAGATATTACCTTTAGTACCACTGCATCTCCATCACCTATCGGAAATACAGTTGCATTGCCAACTTTCTCAGAACCGCAAACATTTACTCAGGGCGAAGCTACAATTGCGGGTTTTATATTGTACAATGCGCAGGAAACTCCAACTATAACAATTAGCGAAACTTTAACTGGGAGTGTAGGAACTACAGAAAATATTGTGGTATGGCCTGAAGAGCTAAATAATTTCCTTGTTCAGGAAGCACCTTCTCAAAATCACTCTATCGGAGGAGTTCGTGTTACGGCTGGCACACCGTTTAGTATTAAGGTAACAGCACGCGACCAATACAACAACATTAAGAGAGATTATGACGGCTATATCAACTTTAAATCTTCAAACGACGCAATTGTTGATTTTCCGTCTGATTTGCAGCGGTTTACTCCGGTCAATAATGGATTCAGAGTATTTACCGATGCGATTAGTATACCAACAACCGGCAGCTACTGGTTACGTGTTGCCGATTCACCTTATGCTTTCAAAACCGGCGACTTGCAGAATATTATAGTTGGGCCGGGAGTATACAATAGTTCAGTTTCTGAACTTGTAGCAACTTCAACAACAACTGGCCTGACTGCAGGAGATTATGTGGATGTATTACTAACACCACGCGATGCAGATGGTAACTTAATGTGCGATTGCCAAAATGTTGCGGTATTTCTGAATGGCGAAGGAAACGATTGGGATAGTGATCCGGATCCAATTCCTGTTAACGATAATCATGATGGTACTTATACTGCATCGGTTCGGATAACTGAGTTGGGAGCAAATACGATCACTGCCACTTTAGATGGCGTTGAGTTGACATATCTGATAAATGTAGCTGTTGAATATCCGGCTGCACCATCGCTTGTGGTTTCTACAATTACTCCAAGCCCGGCCAGCATCACTACCGATGAATATTCGGAAATTGTTCTACAGTTGAAAGATGAATTTGGAAATAACAGAACAACTGATGATGGTACCATAACTTTTACAACTGATTTGGGTGGTTTTGGCGCAAATAACGGTAGCCAGACAGTTGAAGCTTCATATGTGGGAGGAACAAGCGGCCAGTACACAGTAACATTATTTGCAAGCTTTGATGGAGTTAATCATGGAGTAGGTAACGCGACGATATCGGCTGAGGCAGATTTTACCGATGTAAATCACACTGATGGTACTTTTACCGAAACTCCAACTGTTACAATTACCGAAGGTTTGCCCGATCTTACAACTTCAACAATCTCGGCAAGTCCTTCGTCAATGACAACTGACGAATCTTCAGCAATTACTGTTCAGCTGAAAGATCATTTAGGTAACAATATTCAAAACAGTCGAGGAGACATTTCTTTGGCAGCTACAATTGGAACATTAACCAGTGTTTCAGATAACGGCGACGGAACTTATTCAGCAACAATGAGTGGCGACACGCAAGGTGTTAACGGAACAGGAACGTCGGTTATTACCGGTGATTTTACTGGCGATGAATCGGCTTCAGCGGTTGCCGGAGCAATTTCGGACGATGAAGAGGTTGAAATAACGGAAGGATTGCCAGATGTTTCTACTATTGATATTAGTGTTGCATCTGCAGCTATTACTGCTGATGATTCAACAATGGTAACGGTTCAATTAAAAGACCAGTTTGGTAATCTAATCGTGAATGACAGAGGAACGGTTACACTATCTGTTTCGCCAATTGGAGTGATTGATAATGGCACCGCAACAGGCGCAGCAGATATTACTGCAGTCTACCAGTCAAATGGGGCGTATACTGCCATATTTAAACTTAATAACTCGGGTGTTGGAACAGCTACTATCACCGGAAGTATAGATGAAAGTGCTATTACTGATAATGCATTGGTTGAAGTGTCGCATGGGGTTGCTACTCAATTGGCAATGAATACTCAACCGGCACACACAACTAACGAAGCAATTGCCGGAGAAGCTTTCAGTACTCAACCAAAAGTTGAAGTTCATGACCAGTGGGGTAATATTGTTACCAGCGACAATGCAACAGTTGTTAGTGCTGCAACCGGTTCTGCCGGAACTGATGTATTACAAGGAAATACTTCAACAACGGTATCGGGAGGTATAGCAACTTTTGCCGGATTGAATTATGAAACTGCAGAGGATATGAATATTGAATTCATCTCGGGCTCATTAGCAGCAGTTACATCCAATACCTTATCAGTTGTTCATGCTATTCCTGATTATATGGTAATTACAGGATCAGCGACACAAACTGCCGGAATTGCCCAAACAATTACTGTTAAGGTTTTTGACCAGTTTGGTAACCAGGCTCTTCGTTTTGACGGAGATAAAATGATAAGCTTTAGCGGAGCAAATAATTCGCCATTGCCACCTTTTACTCCAACAGTTGACGATACCAATTTTGGAACACTTACAACACTTTCTTTTACTGATGGAGTTGCAACTGCTTCAATGAAACTGTTTAAAGAAGAAACAGCTTATATTGAGGCCAGTCACTCTGATAGTGAATTTTCAGACTCATATACAGGAGGAGCTAATTTAAGTATTGAGGCTGTTAATCCGAACGGATTAGAAGTAGTTGTGGAACAAGCAACTCCGGATTATTTTGAAGTTACCATTGAAAATGATTTAAGCGAGGTAACAGCAGGTAGTCAGTACTCAATATTTGTAAAAGCTTTTGACCAATATAATAATCCGGCTACTAACTACTCCGGAGATAAAGTGCTTGTTTTCTCAGGTGCGGCCATTTCTCCAAGTCCTTCAACAAGCCCAACTATTGAGGATAAAGATGGTGTTGCAGTCGACTTTGGGGAGAATGTAACATTAACTTTCGATGGTAATGGAGAAGCTTCTGCTACAATGATTTTGTATAAAGCAGAAACAGGAATTCAAATTGTTGCAGAGGAAAGCGTACCTGGTGTTACAACTGGTAGTGGATACGAATTGGATTTAGATGTAAATCCGGCAGTTGCCAATTATTTTGCTGTAACCGGAACAGGAGTTCAAACAGCAGGAGCTTCGCAAACAATAACCGTTACAGCATACGATTATTGGAACAATGTGGCAACTGGTTATCAGGGAGCAAAAGAGGTAACCTTTAGTGGGGCATCCGATTCTCCTGACTCTCCAAAAGCTGCAGTTTCGCCGACAGTAGAATCAATCGACTTTGGAACTGCAACTACAATGACATTTAACAGTGGAGTTTCAACCGGATTAATGGTTTTAACTAAAGTTGAAACAGCAGAAATTAAGGCAAGCGAAAATGCTATTGTTACACCCGATGAATATGATTTAGATGTTGTAGTAAGCCATGCAGCCAATAACTATTTTGCTGTAACCGGGGCTTCAACTCAAACGGCAGGTGTTTCTCAAAACATCACTGTTACAATGTACGATGCATATAACAACATTGCCACTAGTTACGATGGCGACAAATTGTTGACTTTTTCAGGTGCTAATCCTTCACTGTATGGTAATATTCCTGAAGTGATTTCAACAGATTTTGCAACCGAAACAACTGTTACATTTAACAACGGTATTGCTAACAATGTAGCGATGGTACTTTATGACGCTGCAGATGAATTGCAGGATGCGCTTGTTGGTGTAACGAACGGAACTGAGACAGCAGCGGGTCTTGAGCTTGCGGTAAATGTTGAACATAATACAGCAACTAACCTACGTGTTGATACAGAGCCTTCAGTGTATGTGCGTGCCGGAGAACTTTTGGAACAGCAACCTGTAATAAGTATTCGCGATGCATACGGTAACCTTGTTGACGATAATACAACTGTGGTGTCGGCAACGGCTAACGGAGCTGATGTTCTGCAAGGGACGACTGATCTTACTGCCGAAAACGGAATTATTGGCTATACTGATTTGAGTTACGAGTTAATGGAAACAATAACGATTGATTTTGATGCCAGTCCGGTATTAACACCTGTAACTTCAGGTTCGGTAACAGTCGATCATAATGCAACCGCTAAATTCGTTTACAGTACTATACCCGACTACATTTATGCAGGTGGGCAACGAGGAGCATACACCGTTGAGCGTTATGATGCATATGATAACCTTGTAAACAACGTTGTAAATCCGGATGGATCGGATGCAAGCAGCGACGAAACAGTATATCTCTATTCGGCTGATTCAGATGTTAGCACGAAATTCTATGATGTAGCAACTGGCGGTAGTTCTGTTACTGCAGTAGCTATTTTAAATAATCAAACTTCTGCTGATTTCTGGTATTATTCTCAGGTAGAAGGACATCATTTAATCACAGCATCAGATAAAACAAGTCTTGATGATCCGGATGTTGATGTTCAAAATGCAACTGATATTCTGGAGGTAAAACCGGCAGCACTTAGTCATTTTATAGTTAGTGGTGTGGGAACAGATGTTGGTGAAGGCTGGACCGAGCATTATTATGGAGACCGACAAACTGTTACTGTAGAAGCAATTGATATTTTCGGAAACCGTAAAATTAACTATAACGGTTCAATCACCTTTAGTTTAACCGATCAGGAAGCTAATGAGCCAACTGATGCAGGAAATAACTATCCTGAAGATTATACTTTTACAGCTCTCGATAGTGGTATTCATACCTTTACAAATGCTATCCTTTTTGAACGACCAAGTTTTGAACACCCTGATTATCCAAACGTTAATGAATGGTGGGTAACAGTTGTGGATTTGGCACAACCTTCAAAATATGGATCGCAGGTAAAAATTAAAGTGCTGGCACGACCAATTACTATTACTGCTATTAATAAAACCAAACAGTATTATGGCGACGTATATGATTTAGGCAGTACTGAATTTACAGTAACCAGTGGTTATGGGAATCCAGAAATTTATGCAGGAGATGATTCCATTACAAACGTTACATTAATTAGTGCAGGAACAGCTTCCGCAGCTACTGTTGGAGACTACAATATTGTTCCATCAAATGCAACAGGAATTAACGAAATCGATACCAGTTACTATGATATTACTTACGCTGTTGGTACATTATCCGTTGAACCACGACCAATAACTATAACAGTAGATGCCGGTCAAAGTAAGGTTTATAGTAATGATAATACAACAGATCCAACGTTTACCTATGCAATAACATCGGCATCGCCGTTTGATGCCTTAGTGAATGGAGATCAATTTATAGGAGCGATGACTCGTGAAGCAGGAGAAGATGTTGGACTCTACGATGTTTCTCTGACAGGATTAGACATTGTGGAAGGAGAAAATAGTAAAATGGCTAATTACGATATCACTTTTGTGAACGATAATCAGTTCGAGATTACGAAGTATCCATTAACACTTAGCAATTTTGTCGTTGATAACAAAGTTTATGATGCTACTGATACAGCATACATCAGTTCATTTGAAACTGACTTAATAAGTGGGGATGAGCTAACTTTTGACACAACGGCTAATTTTGTTAGTCGCCATGTAAACTGGGATGGAAATAGTGCTGTTGACACAACAGTAATCTACGAAATCACAATTTCGGGAGGTGCCGACGCCGACAACTATTTATTTGCCACTGATGGCGAAAATGAAGGAAGCGCTACAGTTTGGATGGATTCTACCTTGGCAACCATAAGTCAATATCCTATTGATGTTACAGCCCAGTCAGCAATTAAAGTTTACGACGGAAATAATCTGTCAGACATGGAACCTGTTGTAGATGCATTGAAAACCGGAGATGCCATCGTTACGGTAGGTTCGCAAATCTTCGATACGAAGTTAGTTGGCACGGGCAAAATACTTACCCCATCGGGAACAGTTATTGATGATGGAAATGGAGGTAATAACTATAGTATTACGTACGTTGATGACAATTCTGGTGTAATTAATCAACGAGCACTCACTATAGCAGTTGATGCAGGTCAGACTAAAGTTTATGGCGAAAATGATCCTGCTGCATTTACCTATTCAATCACTGCAGGAAGCCTGGCCGAAGGAGATGCTTTCTCCGGAGGGCTTTCTCGTGATGCAGGTGAGGATGTAGATAGTTATGCGATTAATAAAAATACATTAACGATTGTTGATACAGCTATAATAGTTACAGGTATAACCGGAGAGTATAGCGAACTTAATGCTATCTACCATTACATAGGATTAAGAGATGGTAAAGATTGTTACGTACATGAGGATATTCCTGAAGTTACAATTATTACATCAAAAGGTCTTTATAATAGTGAATCTGCATTACTACATGATGATGGTTACATGGCGTATGGAACATTTGCATATGCCATGTATTCTCAGGATGATGAAATGTATACATCATCAGGAGCTAATTGGGAAACGCAAAAAGTGGAATTTGAGCAGATAGTTGTAGAACCAGTTGAAAATAATATTGAGTCAAATTACAATGTCACATATGAAAATTTAAATGAGTTTACTATTTCACAACTGGAAGTAGCAGTTACTGCCGATGCAGGCCAGCACAAAACATACGGTGAAGTTGATCCCGCATTAACTTTCACTTCTGTTCCGGCAGTTGAAACCACATTGGACAATGGTCATGTTATTAACTTCTCAGGTAGTCTGGCACGAGTTGCCGGCGAAGATGCAGGTTTGTATGCAATTAACCAGGGAACACTTGATAACACCAACTACAATATAAGTTATACATCTACTGATTTTGAGATTGAGCAGTTGGATGTAACAGTAACTGCCGATGCCGACCAAAGTAAAACATACGGTGAATTGGATCCGGAACTTACATTCGTTTCAAATCCTGTTGTAGGAGCAAGCTGGCCAACGCGGAAGTAA
- a CDS encoding DUF4347 domain-containing protein yields the protein MNKNIIKITFISLLLIITFSRKGYAQATTDFVFVESTVEDVHTLEQQFANNSNVYFNSNPKPALYVFGQICDNRMVDQLFIYVPTEPGVIKFGSGDITLSTIDDYANELAFLAEHVSGSIIFRSADVFSGSAGESLKEKLESLSGLSIIMEENPQPFSN from the coding sequence ATGAATAAAAATATTATCAAAATAACTTTTATTAGCCTCTTGTTGATTATTACATTTTCAAGAAAAGGTTATGCGCAGGCAACAACAGATTTTGTATTTGTAGAAAGTACAGTTGAAGATGTTCATACGTTAGAACAACAATTTGCCAATAATTCAAATGTTTATTTCAATTCCAATCCAAAACCGGCATTATATGTTTTTGGCCAGATTTGCGATAATAGAATGGTCGATCAATTATTTATATACGTGCCTACAGAGCCGGGTGTTATAAAATTCGGTTCCGGAGATATTACGTTATCAACTATTGATGACTATGCCAACGAACTTGCCTTTTTAGCCGAACATGTTAGCGGAAGTATCATTTTTCGCAGCGCAGATGTGTTTAGCGGTTCGGCAGGAGAATCTTTAAAAGAAAAGCTGGAGTCGCTAAGTGGGCTTTCAATTATAATGGAAGAAAATCCACAACCATTCAGCAATTAA